The following nucleotide sequence is from Tardiphaga alba.
GGCCGAGCACGTACTTACGCCCCACTCACGGGCGCATTCCATTGGTGCATATCGATGAGAGCAAGCTTGCGCGGGCCAAGCTCTAAGAGGCGGCGCACGGGAAGGATCAGGCTGATAGGAATCCGAACAGGAAGGGTAGGCTCACCGTAACGACCAGAAGCGCGAGGACGCCCAGCACCAGGCCGTCGCCCTCCTCTAGGCTTTTTGGCGGTGTTGGTCCGATCCATTCAAGAATGATGCGCCACATCTCTTAGCCTGACAACCCAGCTGCAACATCGACGTCACGGTTGAGCTTGTAGCGTTGATACCAGGAGATGGCCTTGTTCGAGAGCACAAGCCGGCTGGTCACGCCCTGACGCAGCATGCTCTCGACGGCGTGGAGCAATAGCTGGCTACAGGTGTCGGGATCATCGATCTCACCTGTACGTTCGAGATAATCCCACGCGATCTGGATCGCCTCTTCCATGAGGATCGCCGCGGGAGGAATGTGTACAGAATGAGAATTCATACGGGACAAGCAACGAGGAGACGCCTTCGTTCCTGCACCAAGCTGACCGCGACGGATAACCACGGCTCAGCCAAAACAGTATTTATGCAGCCATCGAAATCGGCTATTTTTCCAAGCTATGCCGCATACGAGAACACCGCCCTGTCCAGAATGTCAGTCGCCGACAACATCGGTTCGCTCTGCTCCGTCGAAACCGGGGTTTGTCGCGCACACTTACGATTGTGCGAAGTGTTTGCAGGTTCACACCATCATCGAGCCCGATCCAATGAAGAAGACCGAGGGCTGGTTGAAAAGCGAACTCAAGCCACCGGAATAAAGAGCTTAAATTCTGCGATGAGACGGGACGCCACGAATGGCCTTGCCGCTGGCATAGGTGTGCTGATCAGCCACCCTCGCCTCACCGGTCAGCCGATTGCGCTCGCCAATCAGTTCGTCGGTCTTGTTCTGCATGCGCTCCAGTAAGGCAATGGCCGATGAGGTCGGAATGCCTGCCCGCTGAAGGTCAAGGATGTCGCGTTGCTGCCGTTTGATCTGCACGCGCATGCGGGCGATCTCGGCCTTAATGTGGTCGAGCTTCATGAGCCAAATCCTGATGATGGCCCATAGAACAAAAACAGAACGATAGAGTCAAGCTAAACGGGATCCGTCGTTCCGGCGCGAGCCTTTTGGCAGGTCACGCTCAGCTTTCTCAACTTCCTGCCGGTAGTCAGCTTTGACCGCGCGGACGCCCCGAAGCTCCACACCAAGCTTGCTGGCTGTTTTGGTCACAGACGAAGACGACCGGTTCAGGGCGGCCGAGCAACGAAGCGCAGAGGCTCCTTGTGCGGCGAGCGCCTTGAGTTTTTCAATCTCTTCGTCAGTCCAACGGCGGACAACCGGCTTCATGCTGCCAACTGCTTGCGAACGGCTGCGGCAGAGTTTCCGACCTTATCGATGACCCTTTGAAGCTCATCCTTTGAGACGCCCAGCTCATGCGTCCAGTATCTGACTTCGTGGTCCTCGTTCATATTGATCTTGCTGCGATCCGGCTGGCCCCGGTTGGAGAGATTATCCACTGGCGTTCCCCTTTCGGTGCTGAAGCAGAAAGCATCGAGCATTCCTTCTGCTTTGCGAACGGCATCATTTGGATTGCGATGGGGCGTCATCACGCGCTCCTCTGCATCCGGAGGAACGCATGGAAGGAACAATTGTTCCGACTCTAAAATCAGCGGCGCGCGGCTACGTTGAGCGCGGTCAGGATATCCACTGACAGGTACGGCTTTGGCAGGAAAACCGCTTCCGAGGGCATTTCCCCCGCAACGGGCCGA
It contains:
- a CDS encoding DUF3606 domain-containing protein; this encodes MDNLSNRGQPDRSKINMNEDHEVRYWTHELGVSKDELQRVIDKVGNSAAAVRKQLAA